One candidate division KSB1 bacterium DNA window includes the following coding sequences:
- a CDS encoding phosphoribosylanthranilate isomerase — protein sequence MSALWLKFCGIVRAEDLDTAVSLGVDAVGIIAVPHTPRAVSLAEAALLGDRPRGSSKLVVVFQDSDPGFIREYISAARPDLLQFHGRESSGFAESFSIPYIKAVRGEDSASFVLLAAHANSWAILIDNPAGADQLTSRLASDPQLAGRRLVLAGGLNVSDLSDRVARLRPFGVDVSRGIEGSPRMKSEQKMIEFVHAARAIKVD from the coding sequence ATGTCCGCGTTGTGGCTAAAGTTCTGCGGGATCGTCCGCGCCGAGGATCTCGACACGGCGGTTTCGCTCGGAGTCGATGCCGTCGGAATTATCGCCGTGCCGCATACTCCGCGCGCGGTGTCCCTCGCCGAGGCCGCGCTGCTGGGCGACAGGCCGCGCGGTTCGAGCAAGTTGGTCGTCGTGTTTCAAGATTCCGATCCGGGGTTCATCCGCGAATATATTTCCGCCGCTCGCCCGGACCTCCTGCAATTCCACGGCAGGGAATCGTCCGGATTTGCTGAGTCGTTTTCCATTCCGTATATTAAGGCCGTCCGCGGTGAGGATTCCGCGTCATTCGTGTTGCTTGCCGCTCACGCGAATTCATGGGCGATCCTGATTGACAATCCGGCCGGCGCGGACCAATTAACGTCGAGATTGGCCTCGGATCCGCAGTTGGCGGGTCGTCGTCTGGTTTTGGCCGGCGGCTTGAACGTCTCGGATCTTTCGGACCGAGTCGCCAGGCTTCGACCGTTTGGAGTAGATGTATCACGAGGGATCGAGGGGTCGCCTCGCATGAAATCAGAGCAGAAGATGATTGAGTTTGTCCATGCCGCTCGCGCAATCAAAGTTGACTGA
- the trpB gene encoding tryptophan synthase subunit beta: MPLAQSKLTDYPWPDERGYFGAYGGRYIPETLLAPCAELAAAYARIRVDPDFQGELADHLRQFAGRPTPLYLAERLADRHGYPVYLKREDLLHTGAHKINNALGQILLAIRLGKTRIIAETGAGQHGVATATVCARFGLQCVVYMGVKDMERQAPNVGRMRLLGAEVRPVDSGTQTLKDATSEAIRDWVTNVRDTFYLIGSVVGPHPYPLMVRDFQRVIGLETRADLLRLKLRPSQLVACVGGGSNAIGFFHEFLADEVELIGIEAGGEGDDSPRHAAAITRGQPGVLHGSRSYILQDDDGQIVEAHSISAGLDYPGVGPEHSFMHDAGRVRYERVSDAEALAAASRLAKLEGIVPALESAHALAWLERLPRDRVNGAVIVCLSGRGDKDLQTYLKHV; this comes from the coding sequence ATGCCGCTCGCGCAATCAAAGTTGACTGATTACCCATGGCCGGACGAGCGCGGCTATTTCGGCGCGTACGGCGGCCGTTACATCCCGGAGACGCTGCTTGCGCCCTGCGCCGAGCTGGCCGCGGCGTATGCGCGAATCCGCGTGGATCCGGATTTTCAGGGAGAGCTCGCCGATCACTTGAGGCAGTTCGCCGGACGTCCGACGCCGCTGTACCTCGCGGAGCGCCTCGCCGACCGTCACGGCTACCCGGTTTACCTGAAGCGCGAAGACTTATTGCACACCGGCGCGCACAAGATCAACAACGCGTTGGGGCAGATTCTGCTCGCCATCCGCCTTGGCAAGACCCGCATCATCGCCGAGACCGGCGCCGGTCAGCATGGCGTCGCCACAGCCACGGTCTGCGCGCGTTTCGGATTGCAGTGCGTGGTGTACATGGGCGTGAAAGACATGGAGCGGCAAGCGCCGAATGTGGGTCGCATGCGCCTGCTCGGAGCGGAAGTGCGTCCGGTGGACAGTGGAACGCAGACGTTGAAAGACGCCACCAGCGAGGCGATTCGCGACTGGGTAACCAATGTACGCGACACGTTCTATCTGATCGGCAGCGTTGTCGGCCCGCATCCGTATCCGCTAATGGTCCGCGATTTTCAACGCGTAATCGGACTGGAAACGCGCGCGGACCTGCTTCGCCTGAAGCTGCGCCCGTCACAACTGGTGGCCTGTGTCGGCGGCGGCAGCAACGCCATCGGCTTCTTCCATGAGTTCCTGGCCGATGAAGTTGAACTGATCGGCATCGAGGCGGGCGGCGAGGGCGACGATTCGCCGCGCCATGCGGCGGCGATTACGCGCGGCCAACCCGGCGTGCTGCACGGGTCGCGCAGTTACATTCTGCAGGACGACGACGGCCAGATTGTCGAAGCCCATTCGATTTCCGCCGGGTTGGACTATCCGGGCGTCGGTCCGGAGCACAGCTTTATGCATGACGCCGGACGCGTCCGGTACGAACGTGTCAGCGATGCGGAAGCGCTCGCGGCCGCGAGCCGTTTGGCGAAACTCGAAGGCATCGTTCCGGCCTTGGAATCGGCTCATGCACTCGCCTGGTTAGAGCGCCTGCCGCGCGACCGCGTCAACGGCGCGGTCATTGTCTGTTTGTCTGGACGCGGCGATAAGGACTTGCAAACTTACTTGAAGCATGTCTGA
- a CDS encoding aminodeoxychorismate/anthranilate synthase component II → MIFVLDNYDSFTYNLVQAVGKLGAQVVVRRNDAITPDALLALDPDGVILSPGPGRPEDAGNMPEILAAVAGRIPLLGVCLGHQMIGLHFGGEVVAAGMLVHGKAAKVFHDNRTIYRGLSDPFAAGRYHSLAVRESSLPACLEISARAEDGEVMGLRHRELPIEGVQFHPESVLTPEGEKVIANFLGWVATLRKITC, encoded by the coding sequence ATGATTTTCGTGCTCGACAATTACGATTCTTTCACGTACAATCTTGTGCAGGCCGTCGGCAAGCTGGGTGCGCAAGTGGTGGTGCGCCGCAACGACGCGATCACGCCGGACGCGCTGCTCGCGCTCGACCCGGATGGAGTGATCCTGTCGCCGGGTCCCGGGCGGCCTGAAGATGCCGGCAATATGCCTGAGATTCTGGCCGCCGTGGCGGGCAGGATTCCGCTGCTTGGAGTATGCCTCGGCCACCAGATGATCGGTCTGCACTTCGGCGGCGAGGTGGTTGCCGCCGGAATGCTCGTGCACGGCAAAGCGGCCAAGGTCTTCCACGATAACCGCACCATCTACCGCGGGCTTAGCGACCCGTTCGCCGCCGGACGGTATCACTCTCTGGCCGTGCGCGAGTCGTCGCTGCCCGCTTGTCTTGAGATCTCGGCGCGGGCCGAAGACGGCGAAGTCATGGGCCTCCGTCACCGGGAACTGCCGATTGAGGGTGTGCAGTTTCATCCGGAATCGGTGTTGACACCGGAGGGCGAGAAGGTCATCGCGAACTTTCTTGGCTGGGTGGCAACCTTGCGCAAGATCACATGTTGA
- the aroF gene encoding 3-deoxy-7-phosphoheptulonate synthase, producing MLVIMKRDATDEQISSVIASIESLGYQAHSIPGATRTAIGVTGNNGPIGREVLESLPGVIQAIRVTRPYKLVSREVKPEDTVIEVGGVRIGGPELVLIAGPCSVESRAQIMQSAAFARAAGARILRGGAFKPRTSPYAFQGLGEAALKLLAEARQETGLPVVSEVLDSESIELARKYVDMLQIGARNMQNYVLLKQAARTMKPILLKRGPAATLEELLNAAEYILAEGNYQVVLCERGIRGFSDFARNTLDLTIVPVVKELSHLPIITDPSHGTGKRNLVIPLALASVAVGADGLIIEMHPDPDHAFSDGYQSLYPQQLSTLAREMEQIAPVVGRGFAVRPAG from the coding sequence ATGTTGGTGATTATGAAGCGCGATGCAACGGACGAACAGATTAGTTCCGTCATCGCTTCAATTGAGAGTCTGGGTTACCAGGCGCATTCCATTCCCGGGGCGACGCGTACGGCAATCGGGGTGACAGGCAACAACGGACCGATCGGCCGCGAAGTGCTCGAATCGCTGCCGGGCGTGATTCAGGCGATTCGGGTGACGCGTCCCTACAAGCTGGTGTCTCGCGAAGTGAAACCCGAGGACACGGTGATCGAAGTGGGAGGCGTGCGGATCGGGGGTCCGGAATTGGTATTGATCGCCGGACCGTGTTCCGTGGAATCGCGGGCGCAGATCATGCAGTCCGCCGCATTCGCCCGCGCCGCCGGCGCCCGGATTCTGCGCGGCGGCGCGTTCAAGCCTCGCACGTCGCCCTATGCGTTTCAAGGTCTCGGCGAAGCCGCGCTGAAATTGCTTGCCGAGGCGCGTCAGGAAACAGGACTGCCCGTGGTCAGTGAAGTGCTGGATTCGGAGAGCATTGAGCTGGCGCGGAAGTACGTTGACATGCTTCAAATCGGGGCGCGCAATATGCAGAACTATGTCCTGCTCAAGCAAGCGGCGCGGACGATGAAGCCGATCTTGTTGAAGCGCGGCCCGGCGGCCACGCTCGAAGAGTTGCTGAATGCCGCCGAGTACATTCTCGCGGAAGGCAACTATCAGGTCGTGCTCTGCGAGCGCGGCATTCGCGGATTTTCTGATTTCGCGCGCAACACGCTCGATCTCACGATCGTTCCCGTCGTGAAAGAACTTTCGCACCTGCCGATTATCACGGATCCGTCGCATGGCACCGGCAAACGCAATCTGGTCATTCCCCTGGCGCTGGCCTCGGTCGCGGTCGGCGCGGACGGTCTGATCATTGAAATGCACCCTGACCCCGACCACGCGTTTTCGGATGGCTATCAATCGCTCTATCCCCAGCAACTGTCAACGTTGGCCCGTGAAATGGAGCAGATCGCCCCGGTCGTAGGCAGGGGGTTCGCCGTTCGTCCTGCGGGCTAA
- a CDS encoding tetratricopeptide repeat protein codes for MSRHFMILMLTFALARGTFGNELLMRAQSAHATLLSRSTELNRPLDERTRAQLRIGQFDPNSADAAAFRIESPDAARWIELQYTLDHYRFSEIPQLPVLRLRVSDTPYSLALRYRWMFIQEDLATVDRGTLDITAKSDPVRIAARAELKLRTLEYDSALTYATWALRAARHAPERATAQVIGARVLYKLNRYAECRDSLTTLFDAEHLDAEVMFQTALVLIQLGQTSDAIDLLAEAIRWNPWHEGAQYFLGNGYSRLNYSQIADSAGSMLPEAAELVRAGSAAWTTRDYDDAEAKFREALRLVPAYGRARNGLAKALEGRRMLVNVHRAEDERVFEAKATTRVPRIDEYVLNWSRLSERHRKQVALAVEPWKLYIPLLVECGEHHYIKPLHEKLSECPNMETMKDQRVGYDTRLWDDVRGCGGFTTVTGIEDVERSIFSNYNTVLHELTHQVHGTFPSADLKRLDDLWQATRKRDDAGVRTFLSRYQASSVWEYFAEGANAYHSPRRDNYDTREIVRERLLTMDTALVRLVEDYLTAPNLDACWPVGLINACDDAIERAELERAANFAGLAQKRDPHAEVVLAALSHLNSLRDEDDLAVAFADTLARRFPGKARSYAQLESALYMSKANSEPECVELLARGLTLVDTTERKDLMQTLGGTLVMAGRHAEARNAYQYVLDRQPTDYSALWGMASALRNDPRADSLFRAALAERTGITALRCDYAEYLIATNRVEEAREQVAEAELIKPEDATVMMARGLLAKEDGKLTTALESFERALLKPESPRLAAVRKAWVLRQLGRDAEANELATRLRKEAATDVPTWIYDTENSTYVIARAWDAKARDLLAEYFAKP; via the coding sequence ATGTCGCGACACTTCATGATTCTGATGCTGACCTTCGCCCTTGCTCGTGGCACGTTCGGCAACGAACTGCTCATGCGTGCACAGTCGGCGCACGCGACTCTGCTCAGCCGTTCAACGGAGTTGAACAGACCGCTTGACGAGCGCACGCGCGCGCAGCTCCGCATTGGACAGTTCGACCCCAACAGCGCGGATGCCGCGGCCTTCCGTATCGAAAGCCCGGACGCGGCGCGCTGGATCGAACTGCAATACACGCTGGATCACTATCGGTTCAGTGAAATCCCGCAACTGCCGGTGCTGCGACTGCGCGTGTCCGATACGCCGTACTCCCTGGCACTGCGCTACCGCTGGATGTTCATCCAAGAGGATCTGGCGACCGTTGATCGCGGGACACTCGACATCACAGCTAAGAGCGACCCGGTGCGCATTGCCGCCCGCGCGGAACTGAAATTGCGAACCCTGGAATACGACTCCGCGCTGACTTATGCGACGTGGGCGTTACGAGCCGCTCGCCACGCGCCCGAACGAGCGACCGCGCAAGTTATCGGCGCCAGAGTGCTGTACAAATTGAACCGCTATGCGGAGTGTCGCGACAGTCTGACGACTCTGTTCGATGCTGAACACCTTGATGCCGAGGTCATGTTCCAGACGGCGCTCGTGCTCATTCAACTCGGACAGACCTCGGATGCCATCGACCTGCTCGCTGAAGCGATCCGCTGGAATCCGTGGCACGAGGGTGCCCAGTACTTTCTCGGCAACGGCTATTCGCGGCTGAACTACTCGCAGATTGCCGACTCCGCCGGATCGATGCTCCCGGAGGCCGCGGAACTTGTGCGCGCAGGGTCGGCGGCCTGGACCACCCGAGACTACGACGACGCCGAAGCGAAGTTTCGGGAAGCGTTGCGCCTCGTCCCGGCTTACGGACGCGCCCGCAACGGCCTGGCGAAAGCGCTCGAAGGACGGCGTATGCTGGTGAATGTGCACCGCGCGGAGGACGAGCGCGTGTTCGAGGCGAAGGCGACGACGCGGGTCCCGCGCATCGATGAATACGTGTTGAACTGGAGCCGGCTCTCGGAACGTCACCGGAAGCAGGTGGCGCTGGCGGTCGAACCGTGGAAGTTGTATATTCCGCTGCTGGTGGAGTGCGGCGAACATCACTACATCAAGCCGCTGCACGAAAAACTGTCGGAATGCCCGAACATGGAGACGATGAAAGACCAGCGCGTCGGCTACGACACGCGGCTGTGGGACGACGTGCGCGGATGCGGCGGCTTTACGACCGTCACCGGAATTGAAGACGTGGAGCGCTCAATCTTCAGTAACTACAATACGGTGCTGCACGAGCTGACCCATCAGGTGCACGGAACGTTTCCGTCGGCCGACCTGAAGCGGCTCGATGACTTGTGGCAGGCCACGCGCAAGCGCGACGATGCCGGTGTTCGCACATTCTTGAGCAGGTATCAAGCGTCAAGCGTGTGGGAGTACTTTGCGGAAGGCGCGAACGCCTACCACTCACCCCGCCGTGACAACTATGATACGCGGGAGATCGTGCGGGAACGGCTCCTCACCATGGATACCGCGCTCGTGCGATTGGTTGAGGACTATCTCACGGCACCGAATCTTGATGCCTGTTGGCCCGTCGGGTTGATCAACGCGTGTGATGACGCTATCGAGCGCGCAGAGCTCGAGCGCGCGGCGAACTTCGCGGGGCTCGCGCAGAAACGCGATCCGCATGCGGAGGTCGTGTTGGCCGCACTGTCCCACCTGAATTCGCTGCGCGATGAAGACGACCTCGCCGTCGCCTTCGCCGACACGCTGGCCCGGCGCTTTCCGGGCAAAGCGCGCTCTTATGCGCAACTGGAAAGTGCGCTGTACATGAGCAAGGCCAACAGCGAGCCGGAGTGCGTGGAGCTGCTCGCGCGCGGGCTGACGCTCGTGGATACGACGGAACGCAAGGACTTGATGCAGACGCTGGGCGGAACGTTGGTGATGGCCGGACGGCATGCGGAGGCGCGCAATGCCTACCAGTATGTGCTGGATCGCCAGCCGACCGACTACAGCGCGCTGTGGGGGATGGCGTCGGCCCTCCGCAATGATCCCCGCGCGGATAGCCTGTTCCGGGCGGCGCTGGCCGAGCGCACCGGAATCACGGCCTTGAGATGCGACTATGCCGAGTACCTGATCGCCACGAATCGTGTCGAGGAGGCTCGTGAGCAAGTCGCGGAGGCCGAATTGATCAAGCCGGAGGACGCAACCGTAATGATGGCGCGCGGATTGCTCGCGAAGGAAGACGGGAAATTGACAACGGCTCTGGAGAGCTTTGAGCGTGCGCTGTTGAAGCCCGAATCCCCGCGGCTGGCCGCCGTGCGGAAGGCATGGGTGCTGCGACAACTGGGCCGCGATGCCGAAGCCAATGAGCTGGCAACCAGACTGCGCAAGGAGGCCGCGACGGACGTGCCAACGTGGATCTATGACACGGAGAACTCAACGTATGTCATCGCGCGAGCGTGGGATGCGAAGGCTCGCGATTTGCTGGCGGAATACTTCGCGAAACCGTGA
- a CDS encoding tryptophan synthase subunit alpha, translating to MSDLASLCIHARERGAKLLSIYLTAGYPDLSATVELARAIFDAGADFMELGIPFSDPIADGPVIQRAATAALAAGTKLDHVFAMAQAISALGPIVLMGYYNSVLGRGATSFLASARTAGVHGLILPDLLWDAEPEFHDLALQHGLPLIPFVAPTTGDERMRALNETQVPFVYAVSVTGVTGSRGTVPAEVSEYLLRVRSAVSQPVMVGFGVSNGDTARQLAEHADGVIVGSAIIRRIDESRTRGQAIPAVSALVRELKLAISRS from the coding sequence ATGTCTGACCTCGCATCTCTCTGCATTCATGCTCGCGAGCGCGGTGCCAAACTGCTCTCGATCTACCTGACCGCGGGCTACCCCGACTTGTCTGCGACCGTAGAATTGGCCCGCGCGATCTTTGACGCGGGCGCGGATTTCATGGAGTTGGGGATTCCGTTTTCCGATCCCATCGCCGACGGCCCGGTAATTCAGCGCGCGGCGACAGCGGCGCTGGCGGCCGGGACCAAGCTCGATCATGTCTTCGCCATGGCGCAAGCGATCTCGGCGCTCGGACCCATCGTGCTGATGGGCTACTACAACTCGGTTCTGGGGCGCGGCGCAACGAGTTTCCTGGCGTCGGCCCGGACGGCCGGAGTGCATGGGCTCATTCTGCCGGACTTACTGTGGGATGCCGAACCGGAGTTTCACGATCTGGCGTTGCAACACGGACTGCCGCTGATTCCCTTCGTCGCGCCGACCACCGGCGACGAACGCATGCGCGCGCTGAACGAGACTCAAGTTCCGTTTGTTTACGCAGTATCGGTTACGGGAGTGACGGGATCGCGCGGCACGGTGCCGGCGGAGGTCAGCGAGTATCTCTTACGCGTTCGATCAGCCGTGTCCCAGCCCGTGATGGTCGGCTTTGGGGTTTCGAACGGCGATACCGCGCGCCAACTTGCGGAACACGCGGACGGCGTGATCGTGGGCAGTGCGATCATTCGCCGGATCGACGAATCCCGCACGCGCGGTCAGGCGATTCCGGCGGTGTCCGCCTTGGTGCGGGAACTCAAACTGGCGATTTCGCGGAGTTGA
- the trpD gene encoding anthranilate phosphoribosyltransferase: protein MLKQQIQKLVSGSPLTYGESRSAMESMLAGDTSPVQIAAFLTALRQNGETVQELSGMLEIMRERMVVVHGYSDRAIDLCGTGGDGSGSFNLSTAAAIVAAAGGVVIAKHAGRAASSRSGSVEFAQALGLPVRDDPRDVQRLLNDHGFAMLFAGHFHAAARHVAPVRKELGIRTVFNLLGPLANPARVKRQLVGVYSEQWLTPLLDALLSTGSAHVMVVHGEGGLDELSAAGQTVIAEGTSAYRRTYTVTPSQIGVRLTSPAAIAGGTPEENAAHFLRLCEQQEPDLAEWVIANAAPAFYLSDKVATLAEGASRARSVIASGTLAAFVRRLQSGVP, encoded by the coding sequence ATGTTGAAACAGCAGATTCAGAAACTCGTCTCCGGTTCGCCCCTGACGTACGGGGAATCCCGTAGTGCCATGGAGAGCATGCTCGCGGGTGACACCAGCCCGGTGCAGATCGCCGCCTTTCTCACGGCTTTGCGGCAGAATGGTGAGACGGTGCAGGAGCTTTCCGGAATGCTGGAAATCATGCGCGAACGCATGGTGGTCGTCCACGGGTATAGTGACCGCGCCATCGATCTCTGCGGGACGGGTGGCGATGGCAGCGGCAGCTTCAATCTTTCCACGGCGGCGGCGATTGTGGCCGCGGCGGGCGGCGTGGTGATCGCCAAGCACGCCGGACGCGCGGCGTCTTCGCGTTCCGGCAGCGTGGAATTCGCGCAGGCGTTGGGTCTGCCCGTGCGGGATGATCCGCGGGACGTACAACGGCTATTGAACGATCACGGCTTCGCCATGCTGTTCGCGGGGCATTTTCATGCCGCGGCCCGGCACGTCGCGCCGGTTCGCAAAGAACTGGGAATCCGTACCGTGTTTAACCTGTTGGGGCCGCTCGCCAATCCGGCGCGTGTCAAACGCCAGCTGGTCGGCGTGTACTCCGAACAGTGGTTGACCCCGCTGCTCGATGCGCTCTTGTCCACGGGTTCCGCGCACGTGATGGTCGTGCACGGCGAGGGCGGCCTCGATGAGCTTAGCGCGGCGGGGCAGACGGTGATCGCGGAAGGAACGTCGGCCTATCGTCGAACTTACACGGTGACGCCGTCACAAATCGGAGTTCGTCTGACCAGCCCGGCCGCCATTGCGGGCGGCACGCCGGAAGAGAATGCCGCGCACTTCCTGCGCTTGTGCGAGCAACAGGAGCCGGACCTTGCAGAGTGGGTGATTGCCAACGCCGCGCCGGCATTCTACCTCAGTGACAAGGTGGCGACGTTAGCCGAGGGCGCGAGCCGCGCCCGCTCGGTCATCGCGAGCGGCACGCTCGCCGCGTTTGTTCGGCGGCTTCAGTCAGGCGTGCCATGA
- the trpC gene encoding indole-3-glycerol phosphate synthase TrpC, whose protein sequence is MNALAEIYARRRAALTTQLAAEPLATLRARAADLPPTRGLEHALRARDSIAVIAEIKYASPSAGVIRRSESVAEIAADYSTNGAAALSILTEPEFFSGALANLGAARNAVSLPLLRKDFLFDPYQIFESRVAGADAILLIAAMLERSLLADLTALARELTLDILLEIHDEADFRKCEGIGPVIWGVNHRDLRSLKIDLETSGTLSRLLPPDSTRVAESGISRPAHLLTMTERGFHAVLVGTSLMQAPVPGRALAELLGRA, encoded by the coding sequence ATGAACGCGCTGGCCGAGATCTACGCGCGTCGGCGCGCCGCGCTCACGACGCAGCTGGCTGCGGAGCCGCTTGCCACGCTTCGTGCTCGCGCCGCCGACCTGCCACCGACTCGCGGCTTGGAACACGCACTTCGCGCGCGCGACTCCATCGCGGTGATCGCGGAGATCAAGTACGCGTCGCCGAGCGCAGGCGTAATTCGCCGGAGTGAATCAGTCGCCGAAATCGCCGCCGACTACTCGACGAACGGGGCGGCGGCGCTCTCGATCCTGACGGAGCCGGAGTTCTTCAGCGGCGCGCTCGCGAATCTTGGCGCGGCGCGCAATGCAGTCTCGCTGCCGCTGCTGCGCAAGGACTTTCTGTTTGATCCCTATCAGATTTTCGAATCCCGCGTCGCCGGAGCCGATGCAATTCTGTTGATTGCAGCCATGCTCGAGCGCTCCTTGCTCGCGGACTTGACGGCGCTGGCGCGCGAACTGACGCTCGACATCCTGCTCGAAATCCATGATGAGGCAGACTTCCGCAAGTGCGAGGGCATCGGCCCGGTGATCTGGGGCGTCAATCATCGCGATCTGCGATCGCTGAAGATCGATCTTGAGACATCCGGAACGCTGTCGCGCTTATTGCCGCCAGACTCGACGCGTGTCGCCGAAAGCGGCATCTCACGTCCTGCGCATTTGTTGACGATGACGGAGCGCGGATTTCACGCGGTGCTCGTCGGCACGTCCTTGATGCAAGCGCCGGTGCCCGGTCGCGCACTGGCGGAATTGCTTGGCCGAGCTTGA
- a CDS encoding anthranilate synthase component I family protein produces MPDARHNIRELASDLLTPVGALLRLRAAGEHPFLLESAAGGERFGRYSILGVDPSGILSAHAPGRAEFNSGSGNRTGSLTDLLRGFVTNGTAVSSHLPFVGGLVGAIGFDFVREIERFDERGRSPRPLAWLGDYRHVVVFDHLRQLALLVGDADDATAAKRLDDLSRILHSALPKPRPGFRVGACRSNFSPSDFCEAVASLKRHIVAGDIFQGVLSQRFTRELDGDPFDLYRALRRVNPSPYMFYHETPVGVFIGASPELLVGVNRRTARLLPIAGTRPRGLDEAEDLRHEKSLTADPKERAEHMMLVDLARNDLGRVAEYGTVSVDESAAIHRFSHVMHMVSRVSAKLRPGLNAVDALLASFPAGTVSGAPKVRALELIFEHEPTPRDFYAGAAGFLDGDGNAEFCITLRTAIAHEGRLIYQAGAGIVADSVPQTEYEETIHKAGAIDRAIALATDS; encoded by the coding sequence ATGCCCGACGCTCGCCACAATATCCGGGAACTCGCCTCCGACCTGTTGACGCCGGTCGGGGCACTGCTGCGGCTGCGCGCGGCCGGGGAGCATCCGTTCCTGCTGGAGAGCGCGGCGGGCGGTGAGCGATTCGGTCGCTATTCGATTCTGGGGGTCGATCCCTCCGGAATTCTCTCGGCGCACGCACCGGGCCGCGCCGAATTCAATTCCGGATCGGGTAATCGAACGGGGTCGCTGACCGATTTGCTGCGTGGCTTCGTGACCAATGGGACGGCGGTATCATCGCATCTGCCATTCGTGGGCGGCCTGGTCGGAGCCATCGGGTTTGATTTTGTCCGCGAGATCGAGCGCTTCGACGAGCGCGGCCGGTCACCGCGGCCGCTGGCCTGGCTGGGCGACTATCGGCACGTCGTGGTGTTTGATCATTTGCGGCAACTTGCCCTGCTCGTCGGGGATGCGGACGACGCGACTGCTGCGAAACGACTCGACGATCTCTCGCGCATCCTACACTCCGCTTTGCCGAAGCCCAGACCTGGATTTCGGGTTGGTGCGTGCCGGTCCAACTTCTCGCCGTCCGATTTTTGTGAAGCGGTGGCATCGTTGAAACGGCACATCGTTGCCGGAGACATTTTTCAAGGGGTGCTGTCGCAGCGCTTCACGCGGGAATTGGACGGCGATCCGTTTGACCTTTATCGCGCGCTGCGGCGGGTGAATCCCTCGCCGTACATGTTCTACCACGAGACGCCGGTCGGGGTGTTCATCGGCGCGTCGCCGGAGCTGTTAGTCGGTGTGAATCGGCGAACGGCGCGCCTGCTCCCGATCGCCGGCACTCGCCCGCGAGGCCTGGATGAGGCCGAAGACCTCCGGCACGAAAAGTCGTTGACCGCGGACCCTAAGGAGCGCGCCGAGCACATGATGCTCGTGGATCTGGCCCGCAATGATCTCGGTCGTGTCGCGGAGTACGGTACGGTGAGCGTCGATGAATCGGCAGCCATTCACCGTTTCAGCCACGTCATGCACATGGTTTCCCGTGTTTCCGCGAAGCTGCGACCGGGCCTGAACGCGGTGGATGCGCTATTGGCGTCCTTCCCGGCCGGAACCGTCAGCGGAGCGCCCAAAGTCCGCGCGCTGGAACTTATTTTCGAGCACGAGCCGACGCCCCGTGATTTCTACGCGGGCGCCGCCGGATTTCTTGACGGCGATGGCAACGCCGAGTTCTGCATCACCCTGCGCACGGCAATCGCTCACGAGGGCCGGTTGATCTATCAGGCCGGTGCCGGAATTGTAGCCGACAGCGTGCCGCAGACGGAATACGAAGAGACCATCCACAAAGCGGGGGCCATTGATCGCGCGATCGCCCTCGCCACCGACTCATGA